The following coding sequences are from one bacterium SCSIO 12741 window:
- a CDS encoding histidine kinase: protein MQVLLWGGLWFLFFWIYSDIGNPFYDVGKALMIGVGSMVACSINLNHLIPRYLLPRKYLYYILGLVATITLLSLITDLIIYAWVIFVAGREKSFELVSTIFKWHTTAPFIMTIIASSLWQMAIHNRNMQHEQLSMELRLLKNQINPHFLFNSLNNIYTLILLKSDKAPENLMKLSRMLRYVIYECSEEKVLLSSEIAHIRDYLDLVLLKDSEGLNLHADLESDPGSVRVAPMIFITFIENAFKHGRIEDLENGWVDLKLKVTDGVIIFHLSNSIPRTPSTEEREGGIGLNNVKRRLEVIYPDKHLLEIDNTDREFRVRLEIQTES, encoded by the coding sequence TTGCAAGTCCTTTTGTGGGGTGGGTTGTGGTTTTTGTTCTTTTGGATTTATTCCGACATTGGAAATCCCTTTTACGATGTGGGCAAGGCACTCATGATAGGAGTAGGGTCCATGGTAGCTTGCTCCATTAACTTGAATCACCTGATTCCACGCTATTTGCTGCCGCGTAAGTACCTGTATTACATCCTTGGGTTGGTGGCGACCATTACGCTGCTCAGTTTGATTACGGATTTGATTATCTACGCCTGGGTCATCTTCGTAGCCGGGCGAGAAAAGAGTTTTGAGTTGGTAAGCACCATCTTTAAGTGGCACACCACAGCACCCTTTATCATGACCATTATAGCGAGTAGTTTATGGCAAATGGCAATCCATAATCGAAACATGCAACATGAGCAGCTTAGTATGGAGCTGCGCTTGCTTAAGAATCAGATTAATCCTCATTTCTTGTTCAATTCGCTCAACAACATTTACACCCTCATTTTGCTCAAATCCGATAAGGCTCCTGAAAACCTGATGAAGCTTTCGCGGATGCTGCGCTACGTCATTTATGAGTGCAGCGAGGAAAAGGTGCTTTTGTCTTCCGAAATTGCCCACATTCGAGATTATTTGGATTTGGTACTACTTAAGGATAGTGAAGGCCTGAACTTACATGCTGATCTGGAATCTGATCCGGGTTCGGTGCGGGTAGCGCCCATGATCTTCATTACCTTCATTGAAAATGCCTTTAAGCATGGGCGAATTGAAGATTTGGAAAACGGCTGGGTGGACTTGAAACTTAAGGTAACCGATGGAGTTATTATCTTTCACTTGAGTAACAGCATTCCGCGAACCCCATCCACCGAAGAAAGGGAAGGAGGAATAGGCTTAAACAATGTAAAACGGCGGTTGGAGGTTATTTATCCCGATAAACACCTCTTGGAAATTGATAATACAGACCGCGAATTTCGAGTGAGGCTTGAAATTCAAACGGAATCATGA
- a CDS encoding response regulator, translating to MKSLEKIRCLIVDDEELARKLIETYIQRMPQLELVGKCKNPMDAMRRLNDDSIDLVFLDIHMPELTGLELLRSLHRPPLVILTTAYKEYALEGYRLDVVDYLLKPIDFSLFLQAINKASSRLELERRKNQIAPPRTEAAEPDYLMVKSEHRIIRLPLNDLVYVQGMNEYVAYHTEEGRVLSLKSLKALERELPADRFIRIHKSYIVAKDRITALEGNQVVIDSNKLPIGGSYKQQVMAQLFQA from the coding sequence ATGAAAAGTTTGGAGAAAATACGGTGTCTGATTGTGGATGACGAAGAGTTAGCCCGCAAGCTTATTGAAACCTACATTCAACGTATGCCTCAATTGGAGTTGGTGGGTAAGTGCAAGAATCCCATGGATGCGATGCGTCGGTTGAATGATGATTCGATAGACCTCGTTTTTTTAGACATACACATGCCCGAATTAACAGGACTCGAATTACTCAGATCTTTGCATCGACCTCCCTTGGTCATATTAACTACCGCTTACAAGGAATACGCACTGGAAGGCTACCGACTCGATGTAGTGGACTATTTACTCAAACCCATTGATTTTTCCCTTTTTCTGCAAGCGATAAACAAGGCCAGTTCAAGATTGGAATTGGAGAGACGTAAAAATCAAATTGCACCTCCCCGGACGGAGGCAGCCGAACCCGATTACCTCATGGTGAAATCTGAGCATCGTATTATTCGGCTTCCGCTTAATGATTTGGTATACGTACAAGGCATGAACGAATATGTGGCCTATCACACCGAAGAAGGGCGGGTTCTTTCTCTAAAATCGCTCAAAGCGTTGGAAAGGGAGTTGCCCGCAGATCGGTTTATTCGCATTCACAAGTCCTATATTGTGGCCAAGGACAGAATTACAGCTCTGGAAGGAAATCAGGTAGTGATCGACAGCAATAAGCTGCCCATAGGAGGGAGTTACAAACAGCAGGTTATGGCCCAGCTGTTTCAGGCCTAA
- a CDS encoding choice-of-anchor L domain-containing protein encodes MKLSLSLKALGFMLLILGGQLTSRAQLTPTQASATAAVNALTGNGVTVSNMTLSKGDPRQLGTFVNPANPPAPTIGISQGIVLSTGTAIEVGPANNHRVESISMSSQGEPDLSILSGSAVSMLDVAVLEFDFVPSENHINFRFCYGTEESLSECNNGFADIMGFFLSGPGIAGGQGFSNDAVNLAVIPGTSTPVGICTINSQTNTQYYNENLFEDFTGIEANFEFDRYTDVFQASYNNLTCGEEYHIKIAIADGKDRLKDSGVFIEAGSFNSPTNVLGMNFPSEICENQMMNLTVVDVGAGNTYQWSTGETTRSITDIARLESDPYSVTVTTPTGCQKVFVSNIKVHPLDDTPPYTTGYNQTGEYWVVVNANQTLGVNIHGFDYDAYDDVTMTWNGGLPGATVSVSGNNTATPVGTIFWTPGVGQLGDHQFTVTTTGTDLCGSSSTTETYNVRVICEFCPHTIFHENRNGNAFPLPSLTEAGAQVIAGRSVTPILVNGPVNLTGTSGTTEFAGGLKVKLKTGFSARATNNRSFKARVGDVCTEAESCDNCCDEWPGFSHDFLPNVFTPNGDGVNDFWILSDNANPNCAYNATKFTITVFNRWGNIVFQRSETGMGCCPFVSPTNGLPSIHWDGRNNQGNFVVNGVYFIIVELEACGNSVELNAGDVTIFASPGKTDDSELTSVEEPLGFEENEITVHPNPATNSTTVSFEQAPTEDIPIHLLDGTGKVLGSWTLEAGQQSYPIDLGNYSNGTYFIRIIAPDQSAEIKTILKK; translated from the coding sequence ATGAAGTTATCCCTTAGCCTTAAAGCGCTCGGGTTCATGCTCTTGATACTCGGCGGGCAGTTGACCTCCCGAGCCCAGTTAACCCCTACCCAGGCCTCGGCCACAGCTGCGGTAAACGCTCTCACGGGAAATGGAGTTACTGTATCGAACATGACCCTGAGCAAAGGTGACCCGAGACAATTGGGCACCTTTGTCAATCCTGCTAATCCTCCCGCTCCAACGATCGGAATTAGTCAAGGAATTGTTCTCTCTACCGGAACAGCCATAGAAGTGGGCCCGGCCAACAACCATAGGGTCGAATCCATTTCGATGAGCAGCCAAGGCGAGCCAGACCTTTCCATCTTGTCGGGTAGCGCTGTTAGCATGCTCGATGTGGCCGTTTTGGAGTTCGATTTTGTTCCCTCCGAAAACCACATCAACTTTCGGTTTTGTTACGGAACGGAAGAATCGTTATCGGAATGCAACAACGGTTTTGCCGACATCATGGGTTTCTTTCTAAGTGGTCCAGGAATAGCTGGCGGACAAGGATTTAGCAATGATGCTGTTAACCTGGCCGTAATTCCCGGCACCTCCACTCCAGTGGGTATTTGTACCATCAATTCTCAAACGAATACTCAATACTACAATGAGAATCTCTTTGAAGATTTTACCGGAATTGAGGCCAATTTCGAATTTGACCGGTACACGGATGTGTTTCAAGCGAGCTACAACAACCTTACTTGTGGCGAAGAATACCACATCAAAATTGCCATTGCCGATGGTAAGGACCGCTTAAAAGACTCCGGAGTATTTATCGAAGCTGGGAGTTTTAATAGTCCTACAAATGTGCTGGGCATGAATTTTCCATCCGAAATCTGTGAGAATCAAATGATGAACTTGACGGTGGTTGACGTTGGGGCCGGTAATACTTACCAATGGTCCACTGGTGAAACTACCAGAAGCATCACCGACATCGCCCGGTTGGAATCGGATCCTTACAGCGTCACGGTTACCACGCCTACTGGCTGTCAAAAGGTGTTTGTCTCCAACATTAAGGTTCATCCACTTGATGACACGCCTCCTTATACCACCGGTTACAATCAAACCGGTGAATACTGGGTAGTCGTCAACGCAAATCAAACCCTGGGAGTCAACATTCATGGCTTTGATTACGATGCCTACGACGATGTGACCATGACCTGGAATGGCGGCCTACCTGGAGCCACTGTTTCGGTTTCAGGAAACAACACGGCAACTCCGGTAGGTACGATTTTTTGGACACCTGGAGTCGGACAGTTAGGCGACCATCAGTTCACGGTAACTACCACAGGAACCGATCTTTGTGGGTCAAGTTCCACCACGGAAACCTATAACGTAAGGGTAATCTGTGAATTTTGTCCCCACACCATTTTCCACGAAAACCGAAACGGCAACGCCTTTCCTCTACCCTCGCTTACTGAGGCTGGTGCACAGGTTATTGCTGGAAGAAGTGTTACCCCCATTTTGGTGAATGGGCCGGTAAACCTGACTGGTACTTCAGGAACCACGGAATTTGCCGGTGGATTGAAAGTAAAATTGAAAACCGGATTCTCTGCTCGGGCCACCAACAATCGAAGTTTTAAGGCTCGTGTAGGAGACGTTTGTACAGAAGCCGAATCCTGTGACAATTGTTGTGACGAATGGCCTGGGTTTTCACACGACTTTCTTCCCAACGTGTTCACGCCTAATGGAGATGGTGTTAATGACTTCTGGATTCTTTCAGATAATGCTAATCCGAATTGTGCCTACAACGCCACCAAATTCACCATTACCGTTTTTAATCGATGGGGAAATATCGTGTTTCAACGTAGCGAAACGGGTATGGGATGTTGTCCCTTTGTATCCCCCACCAATGGCCTACCTTCCATTCATTGGGATGGTAGAAACAACCAGGGGAACTTTGTGGTCAACGGAGTTTACTTCATCATCGTGGAATTGGAGGCTTGTGGAAACAGTGTTGAACTTAACGCAGGTGATGTCACCATTTTCGCTTCGCCGGGTAAAACCGATGACTCGGAGTTAACTTCAGTTGAGGAACCTTTAGGATTTGAAGAAAACGAAATCACAGTTCATCCGAATCCAGCAACAAATTCTACCACAGTTTCTTTTGAACAAGCTCCTACTGAGGACATTCCGATTCATCTACTTGATGGAACCGGAAAAGTTCTGGGTAGTTGGACCCTGGAAGCGGGTCAACAGAGCTATCCTATTGATCTGGGAAATTACTCAAATGGCACTTACTTTATCCGAATCATCGCTCCGGATCAGAGTGCTGAAATCAAAACTATTTTGAAAAAATAG
- a CDS encoding GNAT family N-acetyltransferase, with protein sequence MDHYLETERLILRPFDQEDIEPSYQMNLDAEVSRYTGDGGVVSREEVAHRIQENVLGDYRKHGFGRFAVELKGGPRFIGFAGLKYLPDWKEVDLGYRFMQDYWGQGLATEAGRACLKFGFETLHLSKIIAMALPENEGSVRVLQKLNFQFEKEILEEGDLVHVFQLFNPDSTDSQ encoded by the coding sequence ATGGACCATTACCTCGAAACCGAACGATTAATCTTAAGGCCTTTTGATCAGGAGGATATTGAGCCGTCTTACCAGATGAATCTGGATGCCGAAGTGAGTCGATATACCGGCGATGGAGGTGTGGTTAGTAGGGAAGAGGTAGCCCACCGAATCCAGGAAAACGTTCTTGGAGATTACCGAAAACATGGATTTGGACGTTTTGCCGTAGAGCTCAAGGGAGGACCTCGTTTCATCGGTTTTGCCGGACTTAAATATCTACCAGACTGGAAAGAAGTGGACCTGGGCTATCGGTTTATGCAAGATTATTGGGGACAAGGCTTAGCTACAGAAGCCGGACGTGCTTGCCTGAAGTTTGGTTTTGAGACCCTCCATCTCTCCAAAATTATCGCCATGGCTCTGCCCGAAAATGAGGGATCCGTTCGAGTGCTCCAAAAATTGAACTTTCAGTTCGAAAAGGAAATCCTTGAAGAAGGGGACTTGGTTCATGTTTTTCAGTTGTTCAATCCGGATTCCACCGATTCCCAGTAA